Proteins from a single region of Candidatus Methylomirabilis sp.:
- a CDS encoding c-type cytochrome, whose protein sequence is MPAGDHHAGRQVFADFECFKCHEVVGENFPAPKAEQGDVGPALSGMGAMHPAEYFLETMIDPNASVAWRIKHHKDEQKGYLGADGKSKMPSYNETMTVQQLIDLVAYMKSLTEGGHRH, encoded by the coding sequence ATGCCGGCCGGAGATCATCATGCGGGACGGCAGGTCTTTGCAGACTTTGAATGCTTCAAGTGCCATGAAGTTGTCGGTGAGAATTTTCCGGCGCCCAAGGCCGAGCAGGGGGATGTCGGACCCGCCCTCTCAGGGATGGGGGCGATGCATCCGGCGGAGTATTTCCTCGAGACAATGATCGACCCGAATGCCTCCGTAGCCTGGCGGATCAAGCACCACAAGGATGAACAAAAAGGGTATCTCGGTGCCGATGGTAAATCAAAGATGCCCAGCTACAACGAGACTATGACGGTCCAGCAACTCATCGATCTCGTCGCCTACATGAAGAGCTTGACCGAGGGTGGCCATCGACATTGA
- a CDS encoding class I SAM-dependent methyltransferase: MAIDIEVGARREVCDTSTGLYQRQRGFFTQVYESGGPTPWPSTEPTPAVSRLAHLLKRRKGGGRVLDLGCGEGRHTLLFAKAGLFTVGLDYLAAPLRTVSQRAGEKCLTPRIRLLLGDALVPPLKPGSFDALVDSGVFHHLKKADWPLYLDRVLGLVRPGGYFHLTVFSTKFKHYPGERRTRNWLVHRNHYDRFFVKHDFAGIFGHQYEILAIEEEREGLNGFFHVLMRKAPEPR, translated from the coding sequence GTGGCCATCGACATTGAGGTCGGTGCGAGGCGCGAAGTGTGCGATACCAGCACGGGTCTCTACCAGCGGCAACGGGGCTTCTTTACGCAGGTCTACGAGTCTGGCGGGCCGACGCCTTGGCCTTCCACTGAACCAACGCCGGCTGTCAGCCGCTTGGCGCATCTGCTGAAGCGACGCAAGGGGGGTGGTCGGGTCCTCGACCTGGGTTGTGGCGAGGGACGACATACGCTTCTCTTTGCTAAAGCCGGACTCTTTACTGTCGGCCTTGACTATCTGGCCGCGCCCCTGAGGACGGTCTCGCAGCGGGCAGGTGAGAAATGTCTCACTCCACGGATCAGGCTCTTACTGGGCGATGCCCTCGTACCGCCCTTGAAGCCAGGTAGTTTTGACGCGCTGGTGGACAGCGGGGTATTCCATCACCTCAAGAAGGCTGACTGGCCGCTCTACCTCGACCGCGTGCTGGGCCTTGTGAGGCCGGGCGGATACTTCCACCTCACGGTCTTCAGCACCAAGTTCAAGCACTATCCTGGCGAGCGGCGGACTCGCAACTGGTTGGTCCACCGTAACCACTATGACCGCTTCTTCGTCAAGCATGACTTTGCCGGAATCTTCGGTCATCAGTACGAGATTCTCGCCATCGAGGAGGAGCGCGAGGGGCTGAATGGCTTCTTTCACGTCCTCATGCGGAAAGCGCCAGAGCCACGATAA
- a CDS encoding divalent metal cation transporter — protein MRLSRIKKRRILRFLAIMGPGIITASVDQDAGGIATYSLAGARYGFGLLWTIPLIVISLAVIQEMNARMGIFAGKGLADLIRERLGVRVTLVALSVLALANLANTVANFAGVAASTEIYGVSRYFSVPASALLLSWLVVKGTYRFVEKAFLVSSALYLVYAVSAFLARPSWLEVLHETVRPNFHMDSAYLTMLITVVGTTIAPWMLFYLQSSVVDKGISTREFSYARADAYLGSVIAGVMMFFIIVACGATLFRHGIRVETAEQAAMAIEPFAGRFAAFLFGFGLFNSSIAAAAVIPLSTAYAVCEGLGWDTGINRTFREAPGFFSIYLSMVGASALLILWPKAPLITIMYLSQTLNGILLPFVLIFMLLLINDRAIMGIRVNSPTFNLIAWGTAALMVVLTLLLLVTSII, from the coding sequence ATGCGGCTTTCGCGGATCAAGAAGCGGCGGATCCTCCGATTTTTGGCCATCATGGGCCCGGGGATCATCACCGCCAGCGTCGATCAGGACGCCGGAGGGATCGCCACCTACTCCCTGGCCGGCGCTCGCTACGGCTTCGGCCTGCTCTGGACGATCCCTCTGATTGTCATCAGCCTGGCGGTGATCCAGGAGATGAACGCCCGGATGGGGATCTTCGCCGGCAAAGGCTTGGCCGATCTCATTCGAGAACGGCTGGGAGTCCGGGTGACCCTGGTCGCCCTAAGCGTACTGGCCTTGGCCAATCTCGCCAATACCGTGGCGAATTTCGCCGGGGTCGCGGCCAGCACCGAGATCTACGGTGTGAGCCGGTACTTTTCCGTGCCCGCCAGCGCCCTCTTACTCAGTTGGCTGGTTGTGAAAGGGACCTACCGGTTCGTCGAGAAAGCCTTCCTCGTCTCCAGCGCCCTCTATCTTGTCTATGCCGTCTCGGCCTTCTTGGCGAGACCGTCGTGGTTGGAGGTCCTGCACGAGACCGTGCGCCCCAATTTCCACATGGACAGTGCATACCTGACGATGCTCATCACCGTCGTGGGGACGACCATCGCCCCGTGGATGCTCTTCTACTTGCAGTCTTCGGTCGTGGACAAAGGGATCAGTACGCGCGAATTCTCCTATGCCAGAGCCGACGCCTACCTCGGCAGCGTCATTGCGGGTGTCATGATGTTCTTCATCATCGTGGCCTGTGGCGCGACGCTCTTTCGGCACGGCATCCGGGTCGAGACGGCCGAACAGGCGGCGATGGCGATCGAGCCCTTCGCCGGCCGATTCGCCGCATTCCTTTTCGGCTTCGGCCTGTTTAACTCTTCGATCGCGGCGGCGGCGGTCATTCCCTTGTCGACAGCCTATGCAGTGTGCGAGGGGCTGGGTTGGGACACGGGTATCAATCGAACCTTTCGCGAGGCGCCAGGGTTCTTCAGCATCTACCTCAGCATGGTGGGGGCCAGCGCGCTGCTGATCCTCTGGCCGAAGGCGCCGCTCATCACCATCATGTACCTTTCTCAGACCTTAAACGGCATCCTGCTTCCGTTTGTCCTGATCTTTATGCTCTTACTGATCAACGACCGGGCGATCATGGGCATTCGCGTCAACTCACCGACATTCAACCTGATCGCCTGGGGAACCGCCGCCCTGATGGTGGTGCTGACACTTTTGCTATTGGTAACCTCGATTATTTGA
- the radC gene encoding DNA repair protein RadC → MGPKQRYTSAIKAWPVEERPRERLLAHGSGALTTAELIAILLRTGTGGQSAVELARSLLEKTGGLRELDRKGVEELQEAKGLGLAKIAQLKAALELGRRLMAEEKKVLGSVSSSKEVHEWLRPQMQGLTKEVFKVLLLNGNNEVLESVTASEGSLTESPVYLRNLVNLANRHQAAALIVAHNHPSGNPRPSPTDKSLTEELVVMGRLLKIGVLDHVIIGDGRYYSFADEGLIEQYGAAFDGRRTR, encoded by the coding sequence ATGGGGCCGAAACAGCGATATACGTCAGCGATCAAGGCATGGCCGGTGGAGGAGCGACCACGCGAGCGACTGCTTGCACATGGGTCGGGCGCGCTGACCACGGCGGAGTTGATCGCCATCCTGCTTCGGACCGGGACCGGCGGCCAGAGCGCCGTCGAGCTGGCCAGGAGCCTGCTGGAAAAAACAGGGGGTTTGCGCGAGCTGGATCGCAAGGGTGTGGAGGAGCTGCAAGAGGCCAAAGGGCTGGGTTTGGCGAAGATCGCCCAGCTCAAGGCCGCTCTAGAACTTGGCCGTCGACTGATGGCTGAGGAAAAGAAGGTTCTCGGGTCCGTGAGTTCCTCGAAAGAGGTGCATGAATGGCTTCGACCGCAGATGCAGGGCCTGACCAAAGAGGTGTTCAAAGTGCTTCTGCTCAACGGCAATAACGAGGTGTTGGAGAGCGTCACTGCCTCGGAGGGATCACTGACGGAAAGCCCGGTCTACCTCCGAAATCTGGTGAACTTGGCCAACCGACACCAGGCGGCTGCCCTGATCGTGGCGCACAACCATCCCTCGGGCAATCCTCGCCCCAGCCCGACTGACAAGTCGCTTACCGAGGAGTTGGTCGTCATGGGGCGGCTGCTCAAGATCGGTGTGCTGGATCACGTGATTATCGGTGATGGACGCTATTACAGCTTTGCCGACGAAGGGTTGATTGAGCAGTATGGTGCGGCCTTTGACGGACGTCGGACGCGGTGA